The Miscanthus floridulus cultivar M001 chromosome 7, ASM1932011v1, whole genome shotgun sequence genome includes a region encoding these proteins:
- the LOC136462883 gene encoding putative glucose-6-phosphate 1-epimerase, translated as MSGAASVERVKDRATGLDKFVLREARGSSVEVYLYGGQVTLWKNNFGQQLLFVSNKATFKPPKAIRGGIQICFPQLGNHGVLEQHGFARNRFWSVDESPPPFPVATSNCHIDLILKSSQEDLKIWPHSYEFRLRVALSPRGDLMLTSRIKNISSDSKPFQFTFAYHTYFSVSDISEVRVEGLETLDYLDNLQSKNRCTEQGDAVVFESEVDKVYLSAPPKIVVIDHKKKRTFVLRKEGLPDVVVWNPWDKKAKAMPDFGDEEYKNMLCVGAGAIEKPITLKPDEEWIGKQEISAVPSSYSSGQLDPELICRMHTI; from the exons ATGTCAGGGGCGGCATCCGTGGAGCGCGTGAAGGACCGCGCCACCGGCCTCGACAAGTTCGTGCTCCGCGAGGCCCGGGGCAGCTCCGTCGAG GTATATTTATATGGAGGCCAAGTGACATTGTGGAAAAATAACTTCGGTCAGCAACTGCTTTTTGTCAGTAACAAG GCTACTTTTAAACCGCCAAAAGCAATTCGTGGTGGCATCCAAATTTGCTTCCCTCAA CTAGGTAACCATGGAGTTCTTGAACAGCATGGATTTGCAAGGAACCGATTTTGGAGTGTCGATGAAAGTCCACCTCCTTTTCCAGTTGCTACTTCCAATTGTCATATTGACTTGATACTCAAGTCATCTCAAGAGGATTTGAAGATCTGGCCACATAG TTATGAATTTCGTCTGAGAGTTGCTCTTAGTCCAAGAGGAGATCTTATGCTTACATCTCGAATAAAAAATATCAGCTCAGATAGCAAGCCATTCCAATTTACATTTGCATACCACACCTACTTTTCAGTGTCTGACATCAG TGAAGTGAGGGTTGAAGGTCTGGAGACCTTGGACTATCTTGACAACTTGCAATCCAAGAATCGTTGTACTGAACAAGGAGATGCAGTTGTATTTGAGTCTGAA GTGGACAAGGTATATTTGAGTGCTCCGCCAAAGATTGTGGTCATTGACCACAAGAAGAAAAGAACATTTGTTTTGAGGAAAGAGGGACTTCCTGATGTTG TTGTTTGGAACCCTTGGGACAAGAAGGCCAAAGCAATGCCAGATTTCGGGGATGAGGAGTACAAAAACATGCTATGCGTGGGGGCTGGAGCTATTGAGAAGCCAATTACTTTAAAGCCAGACGAAGAGTGGATAGGAAAGCAGGAAATTTCTGCTGTACCATCCAGTTACAGTAGCGGGCAATTGGATCCTGAACTGATTTGTCGAATGCACACAATATAA